Proteins encoded by one window of Halomonas sp. SH5A2:
- a CDS encoding LacI family DNA-binding transcriptional regulator, with amino-acid sequence MTPPRRMTLKDLARELGVSTATISNAFNRPDQLSPTLRERILSEATRLGYSGPDAKARSLRTGRSRIVAVVLAESLTYSLNDAVASEFLSGVAEVLDAHGHTLLLLPGRGHDSQPAGSANIADGFIVYGLMPNNQLLNRLPVQRPIVSVDFDVVDCPTVHIDDTEASYHIACHALKQQPKRPAIINLRLTKEACNGRVTPEHTLLPNTSTISRARLEGFHTALSEHGVDTQQVPLWNIEENTFEVCGPVLAELLDQPEHQRPDLLLCMSDRIALTALTLAEQRGIRVPEDLMITGFDGIAEGQYRAPQLTTVRQDSEGKGRVAAQMILGLLPAEQQLLKTELLLGDTCP; translated from the coding sequence GTGACACCACCACGCCGAATGACGCTCAAGGACCTTGCCCGTGAACTCGGCGTCTCGACTGCCACCATTTCCAACGCCTTTAACCGGCCGGATCAACTTTCTCCCACCCTACGCGAACGCATCTTGAGTGAGGCCACCCGTCTGGGCTATAGCGGTCCTGATGCCAAAGCCCGCAGCTTGCGCACCGGCCGCTCAAGGATTGTCGCCGTGGTGCTGGCGGAGAGCCTTACCTACAGCTTGAATGATGCGGTGGCCAGTGAGTTTTTATCCGGTGTCGCCGAGGTGCTCGACGCCCATGGCCACACTTTGTTGCTGTTGCCAGGACGGGGACACGATTCACAACCGGCGGGCTCGGCCAATATTGCCGACGGTTTTATCGTCTACGGCTTGATGCCCAACAATCAGCTGCTAAATCGACTACCGGTGCAGCGCCCGATTGTGTCAGTGGACTTTGACGTGGTTGACTGCCCGACGGTGCACATCGACGATACCGAGGCCAGCTATCACATCGCCTGCCACGCCCTGAAGCAGCAGCCAAAGCGCCCGGCCATCATCAATCTGCGGTTAACCAAAGAAGCCTGCAACGGTCGCGTTACACCCGAGCACACGCTGCTGCCCAACACCAGTACGATCAGCCGCGCACGGTTGGAAGGTTTCCATACCGCTCTGAGCGAACACGGCGTGGATACACAACAAGTACCGCTGTGGAATATTGAGGAAAATACGTTCGAGGTGTGCGGGCCGGTGTTGGCAGAATTGCTCGACCAACCTGAGCATCAACGGCCCGACCTGCTGCTGTGCATGTCGGACCGGATTGCTCTGACCGCGCTGACGCTGGCCGAGCAGCGCGGCATTCGAGTGCCTGAAGATCTGATGATTACCGGGTTTGACGGCATCGCCGAAGGCCAGTACCGCGCCCCACAACTAACCACCGTTCGTCAGGATAGTGAAGGTAAGGGACGGGTAGCGGCGCAGATGATTCTTGGCCTGTTACCTGCCGAGCAACAACTGTTGAAAACGGAGCTGTTGCTCGGCGATACCTGCCCCTGA
- a CDS encoding ABC transporter ATP-binding protein has protein sequence MASVTLEKINKVFGRDHIIDDVDLKIGDGEFVVFVGPSGCGKSTLLRLIAGLESITDGDLRIGDSVVNDLPPRERGVGMVFQSYALYPHMSVYENMAFGLKLAKKTKETIDDRVMATARILQLEELLHRKPKELSGGQRQRVAMGRAMAREPRILLFDEPLSNLDASLRVQMRNEIARLHYRLGSTMIYVTHDQVEAMTLADKIVVLNGGHVEQVGSPQELYQRPATKFVAGFIGSPTMNFMPAQLLANDDNGCRVHAAGVGELALPQDARAQPQSAALSIGVRPEHLRLAEPSGDNRFEIVNVEYLGNEVYVYLDPKEGDALLIHRSEAPSQWKVGQHVALVPDTQHVHLFDENGAALDLPVQRQAA, from the coding sequence ATGGCAAGTGTTACGCTTGAAAAAATCAACAAGGTGTTTGGCCGCGACCACATCATTGATGATGTGGATCTGAAAATCGGCGACGGCGAATTCGTCGTTTTCGTTGGCCCATCGGGCTGCGGCAAATCTACCCTGCTACGCCTGATTGCCGGTCTTGAGTCGATCACCGATGGCGATTTGCGTATCGGCGACAGCGTGGTCAACGACTTACCGCCCCGTGAACGCGGTGTCGGGATGGTATTCCAGTCCTACGCGCTCTACCCACACATGTCGGTCTACGAGAACATGGCCTTCGGCCTAAAGCTGGCTAAAAAGACCAAGGAAACCATCGACGACCGCGTCATGGCCACGGCCCGTATTCTCCAGCTCGAGGAGTTACTCCACCGCAAACCCAAGGAGCTTTCCGGTGGCCAGCGCCAGCGGGTGGCCATGGGACGTGCCATGGCCCGTGAGCCGCGCATTCTGCTGTTCGATGAGCCGCTTTCCAACCTCGATGCCTCGCTGCGCGTGCAAATGCGTAACGAGATCGCGCGCCTGCATTATCGCCTGGGTTCCACCATGATCTACGTCACCCACGATCAGGTAGAGGCCATGACGCTCGCGGACAAGATCGTGGTCCTCAACGGCGGCCATGTCGAGCAGGTGGGCAGCCCCCAAGAGCTTTACCAGCGCCCTGCCACCAAGTTCGTTGCCGGGTTTATCGGCTCGCCCACCATGAATTTCATGCCTGCCCAGCTGCTGGCAAACGATGACAATGGCTGCCGGGTACACGCTGCCGGAGTGGGCGAACTTGCCTTGCCACAGGATGCAAGGGCGCAGCCGCAAAGCGCCGCGCTCAGTATTGGCGTGCGGCCGGAACACCTCCGCTTGGCGGAGCCGTCTGGAGACAACCGCTTCGAAATCGTCAACGTTGAATACCTGGGAAACGAAGTCTACGTTTATCTGGACCCAAAGGAAGGGGATGCACTGCTGATCCATCGCAGCGAAGCCCCCAGCCAGTGGAAAGTTGGGCAGCACGTCGCGCTGGTGCCCGACACCCAGCACGTTCATCTGTTTGACGAGAACGGTGCCGCCCTGGATTTACCTGTTCAACGGCAGGCCGCTTAA
- the ptsP gene encoding phosphoenolpyruvate--protein phosphotransferase, translated as MLTLGSDDILLDCHADDWQAALNSAADALVAAGFVEPDYRDGLLDREAQSSTFLGNAIAIPHGTPESRQFVKQTGVRVLQFPRGVQWHDGQQVHVLVTIAAQNDEHLDILRQLTHVLDREGVADQLANATSAADVARLLSKPAVMPRLDNDTLCVSFPAKDLQELTLAAAARLRQSGCVDNTFISAIASVEPTWLGNGLWLASHPHGVAQPALGVATPADTSLSHQEHPVHALFCLAASGESHRSLLEQLLPLLDHSESESLVNKTSAQWLAALAGETASTQTQRARVLNPHGLHARPAKQLVQIARAQAVPINVRLEEGSATPVSAASLTKVIGMGARRGQWLVFSAEGEQASQALAAVSEAVESGLGEKVAPFDGGRESISPAADSAKPAAEPLVNDTPHTGVAASPGLAIAPVFVIRPVSFEYPQHADDPEQEAARLREALKEGAAQLETLVHDAPGGEVADILSMHEEMLDDPELHQAAIDAIREGASAEAGWWEAIDTAAHAQEMLADRLLAERAADLRDVGRRVLGVLCDVKLPAPPDHPYILVMDDIGPSDVARLDTSRVRGLLTVRGGATSHSAILARALGIPAVVGAGEAVMALPDGGMMILDGERGRVTHKPSEDRLQRAEQQLLDQQQREADAWETRFETAQTRDGHRVEVAANLGNTAHAEDAVERGAEGVGLLRTEFLFMAHASAPDLATQIDEYRQAIDALDGRPLVARTLDVGGDKPLPYWPVPQEDNPFLGLRGIRLALTQPDVLETQLRALLMAGKDSPLRIMLPMVKDIAEFRTVKAIYDRLLKEISPSQRATDVQLGVMIEVPSSALLAPSLAAEVDFFSVGTNDLTQYTLAIDRGHPELSAQADGLHPAVLRLIQMTVDAAHAHGKWVGVCGELASDAMAVPVLVGLGVDELSVSARQIPLVKARLREFDLADAKASAQLALGQATSDDVRDALEAR; from the coding sequence ATGCTGACGCTCGGCTCTGATGACATATTGCTGGACTGCCATGCTGACGACTGGCAAGCAGCACTCAACAGCGCTGCCGATGCGCTGGTGGCGGCAGGGTTTGTCGAGCCCGACTACCGTGACGGCCTGCTCGACCGGGAGGCTCAGTCCTCGACGTTTTTGGGCAATGCCATTGCCATCCCCCACGGCACGCCGGAGAGCCGCCAATTCGTCAAGCAAACCGGGGTACGTGTTTTGCAATTCCCCCGTGGCGTTCAGTGGCACGACGGCCAGCAGGTGCACGTGCTGGTCACCATCGCCGCACAAAACGACGAGCACCTCGATATCCTGCGTCAGTTGACCCATGTACTGGACCGCGAGGGCGTCGCTGACCAACTGGCTAACGCCACTTCAGCCGCCGACGTCGCTCGCCTGCTTTCCAAGCCTGCCGTGATGCCGCGCCTGGATAACGATACGCTCTGCGTTAGCTTCCCCGCCAAGGACCTGCAGGAGTTAACCTTAGCCGCTGCCGCGCGACTGCGCCAAAGCGGCTGCGTCGACAATACCTTTATCAGTGCCATCGCCTCCGTCGAACCCACCTGGCTGGGTAATGGCCTATGGCTAGCAAGCCATCCTCACGGTGTCGCCCAGCCTGCGCTAGGGGTTGCGACCCCTGCGGACACATCGCTTAGCCATCAGGAACATCCCGTTCATGCCCTGTTCTGCCTGGCGGCCAGCGGTGAGAGCCATCGTTCGCTGCTTGAGCAATTATTGCCCCTGCTTGACCACAGCGAAAGCGAAAGCCTGGTCAACAAAACCAGCGCGCAGTGGCTGGCCGCCTTGGCAGGTGAAACCGCCAGCACGCAAACCCAACGGGCTCGCGTGCTGAACCCTCACGGCCTGCACGCCCGCCCGGCCAAGCAACTGGTACAAATTGCCCGCGCGCAGGCGGTGCCGATCAACGTTCGCCTCGAGGAAGGCAGCGCTACACCGGTTTCCGCCGCCAGCTTGACCAAGGTAATTGGTATGGGCGCAAGACGCGGCCAATGGCTGGTGTTTTCTGCCGAGGGCGAGCAGGCCAGTCAGGCACTCGCGGCCGTCAGCGAGGCCGTCGAGTCTGGCCTGGGCGAGAAGGTTGCTCCGTTTGACGGTGGACGGGAAAGCATTTCTCCCGCCGCCGACAGCGCCAAACCCGCCGCCGAGCCGCTGGTCAACGATACGCCCCATACCGGTGTGGCCGCCTCACCGGGGCTTGCCATTGCACCGGTCTTTGTCATCCGCCCGGTAAGCTTTGAATACCCGCAACACGCCGACGACCCCGAGCAAGAAGCTGCCCGTCTTCGGGAGGCACTGAAGGAAGGCGCCGCCCAGTTGGAGACGCTGGTACATGACGCGCCGGGCGGTGAAGTCGCCGACATTCTCTCCATGCACGAAGAAATGCTCGACGACCCGGAGCTGCACCAGGCCGCCATCGACGCTATCCGCGAAGGGGCGTCGGCAGAAGCCGGCTGGTGGGAAGCCATCGACACCGCCGCCCATGCCCAGGAAATGCTCGCCGACCGGCTACTGGCCGAACGCGCCGCCGACCTGCGCGACGTGGGCCGCCGAGTTCTCGGCGTGCTGTGCGACGTTAAACTGCCCGCGCCGCCCGACCATCCGTATATTCTGGTGATGGACGATATTGGCCCGTCTGATGTCGCGCGGCTGGATACCTCTCGGGTGCGTGGCCTGCTCACTGTTCGCGGCGGCGCCACCTCGCACAGTGCGATTCTGGCCCGCGCGCTAGGCATCCCGGCGGTTGTCGGTGCCGGTGAAGCCGTGATGGCACTACCTGACGGCGGCATGATGATTCTCGACGGCGAACGCGGTCGGGTCACCCACAAGCCTTCGGAAGATCGCCTGCAACGCGCCGAGCAGCAGTTGCTTGACCAGCAGCAGCGCGAGGCTGACGCCTGGGAAACGCGCTTTGAAACCGCACAAACCCGCGACGGTCACCGGGTCGAAGTGGCGGCCAACCTGGGCAATACCGCCCACGCGGAAGACGCCGTTGAACGCGGCGCCGAAGGGGTTGGCTTGCTGCGCACCGAATTCCTGTTTATGGCGCACGCCAGCGCGCCGGATTTGGCCACCCAGATCGACGAATATCGCCAGGCGATTGACGCCCTCGACGGGCGCCCGCTGGTGGCCCGCACGCTGGATGTCGGCGGCGACAAGCCGCTGCCCTACTGGCCCGTTCCTCAGGAAGACAACCCCTTCCTAGGCCTGCGCGGCATTCGCTTGGCGCTGACCCAGCCGGATGTGCTGGAAACCCAACTGCGCGCATTATTGATGGCCGGTAAAGATAGCCCCCTACGCATCATGTTGCCGATGGTCAAAGACATCGCCGAGTTTCGCACCGTCAAGGCCATTTATGATCGACTGCTGAAGGAAATTTCGCCGTCACAGCGTGCCACTGACGTGCAGCTCGGCGTGATGATCGAAGTACCTTCCAGCGCTCTGCTGGCCCCATCGCTCGCCGCCGAAGTGGACTTCTTCTCGGTGGGCACCAACGATTTGACCCAGTACACCCTGGCCATCGACCGTGGTCACCCGGAGCTTTCCGCCCAGGCCGACGGCCTGCATCCGGCCGTATTGCGCTTGATCCAGATGACCGTTGATGCCGCTCATGCCCATGGCAAATGGGTGGGTGTATGTGGCGAGCTGGCTTCCGACGCCATGGCGGTGCCCGTGCTGGTCGGCCTGGGCGTTGACGAGCTTTCTGTCAGCGCCCGGCAGATCCCGCTGGTCAAGGCGCGGCTACGCGAGTTTGACCTGGCCGATGCCAAAGCCAGCGCTCAACTGGCACTGGGCCAGGCCACCAGCGATGACGTGCGCGACGCGCTGGAGGCTCGCTGA
- the pyk gene encoding pyruvate kinase yields the protein MTSQTLSLPLRRTKIVATLGPASDRPGVLEAMLKAGVDVVRLNFSHGAADDHRRRLQDVREIAQRLGRSVAALGDLQGPKIRISRFKDEAIHLTQGQPFILDMAMEADQGNQERVGCDYKSLIDDVSVGDRLLLDDGRVVLDVTQVVDQEVHTRVHVGGKLSNNKGINKQGGGLSAPALTEKDKADLITALDIGVDYLAVSFPRSAADMQEARDLLGEAGKEIGLVAKLERAEAVADDETLDGIIQASEAVMVARGDLGVEIGDEALIGTQKRIIKHARTLNRAVITATQMMESMIESPLPTRAEVFDVANAVLDATDAVMLSAETAAGDYPVETIEAMNRVCLGAERERIAQESGHRIHEGFERVDETIALSAMYAANHLEGVSVIACMTATGYTPLIASRIRSKLPIVGLAHTPIAQRRMALYRGVVSIPFDTTHMQAEDLNGEALALLKAHGLADPGEHVILTRGDHMNAHGGTNTMKVLAVAAE from the coding sequence ATGACGAGCCAAACCCTCTCTCTCCCCTTACGCCGCACCAAGATTGTGGCCACGCTAGGCCCTGCCAGCGACCGCCCCGGCGTACTGGAAGCCATGCTTAAAGCTGGCGTCGATGTCGTGCGCCTGAACTTTTCCCATGGCGCTGCCGATGATCACCGGCGGCGTCTGCAGGATGTTCGCGAGATCGCTCAGCGTCTGGGGCGCAGCGTGGCGGCATTGGGCGACCTCCAGGGGCCTAAAATTCGCATTTCACGTTTCAAGGATGAGGCCATTCACCTCACCCAAGGCCAGCCGTTCATCCTCGACATGGCAATGGAGGCCGACCAAGGCAACCAGGAGCGGGTCGGCTGTGACTACAAATCGCTGATTGATGACGTTAGCGTCGGCGACCGCCTGCTTCTCGACGACGGCCGCGTGGTACTGGATGTCACTCAAGTGGTTGACCAGGAAGTGCACACCCGGGTTCACGTGGGCGGCAAACTGTCCAACAACAAAGGCATCAACAAGCAAGGCGGTGGCCTTTCAGCCCCGGCGCTAACCGAAAAGGACAAGGCCGACCTGATTACCGCGCTGGATATCGGTGTGGACTATCTGGCGGTTTCCTTCCCGCGCAGTGCTGCCGATATGCAAGAGGCACGCGACCTGCTGGGCGAGGCTGGCAAAGAGATCGGCCTGGTCGCCAAACTAGAGCGCGCCGAAGCCGTGGCCGATGACGAAACCCTGGATGGCATTATCCAGGCCTCGGAAGCCGTGATGGTCGCCCGCGGCGACCTGGGCGTTGAAATTGGCGATGAAGCGCTGATCGGCACGCAAAAACGTATCATCAAGCACGCCCGCACCCTGAACCGTGCGGTTATCACCGCCACTCAGATGATGGAATCGATGATCGAGTCGCCGCTGCCCACCCGCGCCGAGGTATTCGATGTCGCCAACGCGGTGCTGGATGCCACCGATGCGGTCATGCTCTCGGCCGAAACCGCCGCGGGCGATTATCCGGTTGAAACCATCGAGGCGATGAACCGCGTCTGCCTGGGCGCCGAGCGCGAACGAATTGCCCAGGAGTCGGGGCACCGCATCCATGAAGGTTTCGAGCGCGTTGACGAGACGATCGCGCTGTCGGCCATGTACGCAGCCAACCATCTCGAGGGTGTCAGCGTGATCGCCTGCATGACTGCCACCGGCTATACGCCGCTGATTGCGTCGCGCATTCGCTCCAAACTGCCGATTGTCGGCCTGGCGCACACACCTATCGCTCAACGCCGCATGGCCCTTTATCGGGGTGTGGTATCGATACCGTTCGACACCACTCACATGCAGGCGGAAGATCTGAACGGCGAAGCGCTGGCGCTATTAAAAGCCCACGGCTTGGCGGATCCCGGCGAGCATGTCATTCTCACTCGAGGCGACCACATGAACGCCCATGGCGGCACCAACACCATGAAGGTGTTAGCGGTGGCGGCCGAGTAA
- a CDS encoding alpha-glucosidase family protein — MQDTHDTKAWWRGGVIYQIYPRSFMDSRGDGIGDLPGVTEKLDYVASLNVDGIWLSPFFTSPMLDFGYDISNYRDVDPMFGTLDDFKALLAKAHRLGLKVMIDQVISHTSDQHAWFQESRQDRTNPKADWFVWADPKPDGTPPNNWLSIFGGPAWTFEPRRQQYYMHNFLTSQPDVNFHNPEARQAQLDNMRFWLELGVDGFRLDTVNFFFHDKELRNNPPVPKGEAKTLGAPDSNPYTWQRHVYDLSRPENLDFLKDLRALMDEYPGTTTVGEIGDDNPLERMAEYTAGGDKLHMAYTFDLLNKPHSAAYLREVIERFQRLAGDAWPCWATSNHDVERSASRWGADEDPTAYPKVALAMLFSLRGSVCLYQGEELGLPEADVPFERIQDPYGKVLWPEFKGRDGCRTPMPWDASPQAGFSSAEPWLPISPKHRELAVSQQQGDPASTLNATRQLLAFRRQHAALFDGDLTLVDVGDDLLGFTRQHGDETLLCIFNLTGQAQEITLPVVVTADLDGHGFNYQRDGDQLTLPAYQAAFMRAA; from the coding sequence ATGCAAGATACTCACGATACAAAAGCCTGGTGGCGCGGCGGCGTTATCTATCAGATCTACCCGCGCAGCTTTATGGACAGCCGCGGTGACGGTATCGGTGATTTACCCGGCGTTACTGAAAAGCTCGACTATGTGGCGTCGTTAAACGTCGACGGTATCTGGCTATCGCCTTTCTTCACCTCGCCAATGCTCGACTTCGGCTACGACATCAGCAACTACCGTGACGTTGACCCGATGTTCGGCACGCTGGACGACTTCAAGGCGCTGCTGGCCAAAGCGCACAGGCTTGGCCTGAAAGTGATGATCGACCAGGTGATCAGCCATACTTCGGACCAGCACGCCTGGTTTCAAGAAAGCCGCCAGGATCGCACTAACCCCAAGGCCGACTGGTTTGTATGGGCCGACCCCAAGCCAGACGGCACGCCACCCAACAACTGGCTGTCGATTTTTGGCGGCCCGGCATGGACCTTTGAGCCACGCCGACAGCAGTATTACATGCATAACTTTCTAACCAGCCAACCGGACGTCAACTTCCATAACCCGGAAGCGCGTCAGGCCCAGTTGGATAATATGCGCTTCTGGCTTGAGTTGGGTGTCGATGGCTTCCGCTTGGACACGGTCAACTTTTTCTTCCATGACAAAGAGTTACGCAACAATCCGCCCGTTCCTAAAGGCGAAGCCAAAACCCTGGGCGCACCCGATAGCAATCCGTATACCTGGCAGCGCCACGTATATGACCTCAGCCGCCCGGAAAATCTCGACTTCCTGAAAGATCTGCGCGCACTGATGGATGAATACCCCGGCACCACGACCGTGGGTGAAATTGGCGATGACAACCCTCTGGAGCGCATGGCCGAGTACACCGCCGGTGGCGACAAGCTGCACATGGCGTACACCTTCGACCTGCTCAACAAGCCACATTCCGCCGCGTATCTACGTGAAGTCATCGAGCGCTTCCAGCGGCTGGCGGGCGATGCCTGGCCTTGCTGGGCCACTTCGAATCATGATGTTGAGCGCAGCGCCTCGCGCTGGGGCGCTGACGAGGATCCGACGGCTTATCCTAAAGTCGCCCTGGCGATGCTGTTTTCACTACGCGGCAGCGTCTGCCTTTACCAGGGCGAAGAGCTTGGCCTGCCTGAGGCCGATGTGCCCTTTGAACGCATTCAGGATCCCTACGGCAAGGTTCTATGGCCCGAATTCAAGGGACGCGATGGCTGTCGCACGCCGATGCCTTGGGATGCTTCGCCCCAGGCGGGCTTTTCAAGTGCTGAGCCATGGCTGCCAATCTCGCCAAAACATCGCGAGCTTGCCGTTAGCCAGCAACAGGGCGACCCGGCGTCAACGCTCAATGCCACACGCCAGCTGTTGGCATTTCGCCGCCAGCACGCCGCGCTGTTTGATGGCGATTTGACGCTGGTCGACGTAGGCGACGACCTGCTGGGCTTTACCCGCCAACACGGCGACGAAACCTTGCTGTGCATTTTCAACCTGACGGGCCAAGCGCAAGAGATCACACTCCCGGTTGTAGTGACCGCCGACCTCGATGGTCACGGCTTTAACTATCAACGCGACGGCGACCAACTGACGCTCCCCGCTTATCAGGCAGCCTTTATGCGCGCCGCCTAG
- a CDS encoding methylglyoxal synthase — MNDARPPRQAIRTLQARKRIALIAHDGKKTEMLEWATRWKDTLGRHELLGTGTTAKRLHDALGLPIEGLMSGPLGGDQQIGARIAEQGLDVLIFFWDPFSPQPHDPDVKALLRLAALWNVPVACNAASADFVLSSPYLDESYDMSIPDANAWAAARTE; from the coding sequence ATGAATGATGCGCGACCACCCCGTCAGGCGATTCGTACGCTTCAGGCCCGCAAGCGGATTGCGTTGATTGCCCACGACGGCAAGAAAACCGAAATGCTCGAGTGGGCGACGCGCTGGAAGGACACGCTGGGCCGCCACGAACTGCTCGGCACCGGCACGACGGCAAAACGCCTGCACGACGCGCTGGGGCTGCCTATCGAAGGGTTGATGAGCGGCCCGCTTGGCGGTGACCAGCAGATTGGCGCGCGCATTGCCGAACAGGGGCTCGACGTGCTGATTTTCTTCTGGGACCCATTCTCGCCACAGCCCCACGACCCCGATGTCAAAGCACTGCTGCGCCTTGCGGCACTGTGGAACGTCCCGGTGGCGTGCAATGCAGCCAGCGCCGACTTTGTGCTTTCCTCGCCCTATCTGGACGAAAGCTACGACATGTCGATTCCCGATGCCAACGCCTGGGCCGCAGCACGCACTGAGTGA
- the gap gene encoding type I glyceraldehyde-3-phosphate dehydrogenase has translation MTTRVAINGFGRIGRNVLRALYENGYRDRMQVVAINDLGDPSLNSHLLRHDTVHGHFPYSVDHDAESISVDGDRIAISSERDPAKLPWASMDVDIVMECTGLFTKREAAAKHIEAGAKRVLISAPSPDADAMIVYGVNEETLTAEHKVVSNASCTTNCLAPVAKALNDAVGIENGLMTTVHAYTNDQNLSDVYHTDPYRARSATQSMIPTKTGAAAAVGKVLPELEGKFDGLAVRVPVINVSLVDLTFTAGRDTTAEEINAVVEKAAVNSPVMAVNAQPLVSIDFNHDANSSTFDTNHTRVNGRLVKIMAWYDNEWGFSNRMLDTAEAMQAAAK, from the coding sequence ATGACAACAAGAGTCGCTATCAACGGTTTCGGTCGCATTGGCCGCAACGTACTTCGCGCCCTCTATGAAAACGGCTACCGTGATCGTATGCAGGTTGTTGCGATCAACGACCTGGGCGATCCGTCGCTTAACTCCCACCTGCTTCGCCATGACACCGTCCACGGCCACTTTCCGTATTCGGTTGATCATGACGCGGAAAGCATCAGCGTCGACGGCGACCGCATCGCGATTTCCTCCGAGCGAGATCCTGCAAAATTGCCCTGGGCGTCGATGGACGTCGATATCGTCATGGAATGCACCGGCTTATTCACCAAGCGCGAAGCGGCAGCCAAGCATATCGAGGCGGGCGCCAAGCGGGTATTGATCTCGGCACCCAGCCCTGATGCCGATGCCATGATTGTTTACGGCGTCAATGAAGAAACACTTACCGCTGAGCATAAAGTGGTCTCGAATGCTTCTTGCACAACAAACTGCCTGGCGCCGGTCGCCAAAGCGTTGAACGATGCAGTGGGCATCGAGAATGGCCTGATGACGACGGTACATGCCTATACCAATGACCAGAACCTGTCGGATGTCTATCACACTGACCCGTACCGGGCGCGTAGCGCGACACAGTCGATGATTCCGACCAAGACGGGCGCCGCGGCTGCCGTCGGCAAGGTGTTGCCCGAGCTTGAGGGTAAGTTCGATGGCCTGGCGGTTCGCGTGCCGGTGATCAACGTCTCGCTGGTGGATCTGACCTTCACCGCTGGCCGTGACACCACCGCAGAAGAGATCAACGCGGTTGTTGAAAAAGCGGCTGTCAACTCACCAGTCATGGCGGTCAACGCCCAGCCCTTGGTGTCTATCGATTTCAACCACGACGCCAACTCGTCCACTTTCGATACGAACCATACCCGTGTGAATGGTCGCCTGGTGAAAATCATGGCCTGGTACGACAACGAGTGGGGCTTCTCTAACCGCATGCTGGATACCGCGGAAGCCATGCAGGCCGCCGCCAAGTAA
- the cra gene encoding catabolite repressor/activator — protein sequence MTLADIARLAGVSRTTASYVINGQAEKRRISQATIDRVMAVVRQHRYHIDPQAAALRRGASRLLGLIVPDLENISYARLAKRIERGARERGYQLLVVSSDDCPESERGLALALRAQRCEVLITASCLASDDPFYPDLVKEGWSVVGMDRGLDPAHFASVVSNDRQASLALTHSVIDPATQRVAWLEAMPDLSISRERRAGFEQALAGTSIKPLYLSGTHYERSEGARLAVMLLDEEGGADALVTASYTLMEGVFDVFLERGGLPEGMRLATFGDHRLLDFLPQPINSALQDYDRIAELTLRCALAATEGEPQCGQQVVARHLRTRHPGAQMMA from the coding sequence ATGACACTTGCCGACATTGCCCGGCTTGCCGGGGTATCACGTACCACCGCCAGCTATGTGATCAATGGCCAGGCCGAAAAGCGCCGCATTAGCCAAGCGACCATCGACAGGGTGATGGCGGTCGTTCGCCAGCATCGCTATCACATCGACCCCCAGGCCGCAGCACTGCGCCGGGGGGCCAGTCGTTTACTGGGGTTGATCGTCCCTGATCTGGAAAACATCAGTTACGCGCGGCTTGCCAAGCGCATAGAGCGAGGCGCTCGCGAGCGCGGCTATCAACTGTTGGTGGTGAGCTCCGACGACTGCCCGGAAAGCGAGCGGGGGTTGGCGCTCGCGCTGCGCGCGCAGCGCTGTGAAGTGCTTATCACGGCGAGTTGCCTTGCCAGCGACGATCCGTTTTACCCGGATCTAGTAAAAGAGGGCTGGAGCGTGGTGGGGATGGACCGGGGGTTGGATCCTGCGCACTTTGCAAGTGTAGTCAGTAACGACCGTCAAGCGTCGCTGGCGTTGACCCATTCAGTGATCGATCCTGCGACTCAACGCGTTGCGTGGCTTGAAGCAATGCCTGACCTTTCCATCAGCCGCGAGCGCCGGGCAGGATTCGAGCAGGCGCTTGCGGGCACGTCCATTAAGCCGCTGTATCTAAGCGGTACGCACTATGAGCGCAGCGAAGGCGCACGCCTGGCTGTCATGCTGCTGGATGAAGAGGGCGGGGCGGATGCGTTGGTCACCGCCTCCTATACGCTGATGGAAGGCGTTTTCGACGTCTTTCTGGAACGGGGAGGCTTGCCGGAGGGAATGCGGCTGGCAACCTTTGGTGATCATCGCCTGCTGGACTTTTTGCCTCAGCCGATTAACTCGGCCTTGCAGGATTACGACCGTATCGCCGAGTTGACGCTGCGCTGCGCCCTGGCAGCGACAGAAGGCGAGCCTCAATGCGGTCAGCAAGTGGTCGCAAGGCATTTGCGCACCCGCCACCCGGGTGCGCAAATGATGGCCTGA